The genomic DNA ACCCAGCTTGCTGCGGCGCCAGAGGATGTCCTGGGCGTCGACGGCCCATTCGTCGCTGCACAGATAATCGACTTCGCGGGTGTAGAGGCCGGCGCCGAGGTGTTCGCCCAGGTCGCCCAGGTCATGCACGCCTTCGAGCATGCGCCAGGTACGGCTGCCATAGGTGGTGGCCCAGCGCCGGGCGATGTCGGTCGGCAGCCAGTCGAACTTGTCACGTAACGCCGAGCACAGCGCTTGCGGGGTGGTCATGTTTTCGCCGCCGGGGAGGGCTTCTATGGCGGTCCAGCTTCCGCGCATCTGCGTGAAGTAGGGAGCCAGTTGCGCCATGGCCGATTCTGCCAGTTTGCGATAAGTGGTCAGCTTGCCGCCGAACACCGACAGCAACGGGGCTTCTTCGCCGCCGCCCGACAGCGCCAGGGTGTAGTCCCGGGTCACGGCCGATGGGTTGTCGGATTCGTCGTTGCACAGCGGACGGACACCGGAATAGCTGTGCAGGATATCGTCGCGGCTGATCTGCTTCTTGAAGTGGGCGTTGACCACCTTCAGCAGATAATCGGTTTCACCTTCGGTAATCGCTACCTTGGCCGGATCGCCGGTGTATTCGCGATCCGTCGTACCGATCAGGGTGAACTGGTTCAGGTACGGAATGGTGAACACGATGCGCTGATCTTCGTTTTGAAGAATGTGCGCGTGCTCGCCTTCGTAGAGTTTCGGCACGATCAGGTGGCTGCCCTGGATCAGGCGGATGCCGTAGGGCGACTCCATTTTCAGGTCATCGCGAATGAACTTGGCGACCCACGGCCCGGCGGCGTTCACCAGCGCCTTGGCGCGGATCGAAAACAGGCTGCCGTCGGCACGTTCCAGGTGCAAGTGCCACAGGCCTTTGCTGCGACGAGCATTCACGCAACGGGTGCGGGTGTGGACATGCGCGCCTTTTTCCCGGGCAGCCATGGCGTTGAGCACCACCAGCCGCGCGTCGTCGACCCAGCAGTCGGAATATTCGAAACCTTTGGTGATCTCGCTTTTCAATGCGCTGTCGGCACCGAACTTCAAGCTTTTCGAGCCGGCGAGCTGTTCACGTTTGCCCAGGTGATCGTAAAGGAACAGGCCAGCGCGAATCATCCAGGCCGGGCGCAGGTGCGGGCGGTGGGGCAACACGAAGCGCATTTGCTTGACGATGTGCGGGGCCTTGGTCAGCAGCACTTCGCGTTCGGCCAGGGCTTCACGCACCAGGCGGAATTCATAATGTTCAAGGTAACGCAGGCCGCCATGGATCAGCTTGCTGCTGGCCGACGAGGTATGGCTGGCCAGGTCGTCCTTTTCGCAAAGGAACACCGAAAGACCGCGACCGGCAGCGTCCGCGGCAATCCCCACGCCATTGATACCGCCACCAATGACGGCGACGTCATAGATCTCGGCGAGAGGGGGCGTAGGCAAGGTAGAAGTGGACATCGGCTGGCCTCGGGTTTTTTTTCGTAATATTTGAATTCGAACATAAATGTTCATTTGCGAAAATACTAGCCCATAAACAACGCAACAGCCAGTCGGCTTCGATTGAAAATACTGATCAAAGGAAGCTAAAAGGAAAATTTTCGAACACGAAGAGAGGTTGAAGTCGACGGGGGAGCAGTTGTGGCGAGGGAATTTGTGGGAGCAAAGCTTGCTCGCGAAACAGGCGCTTCGTACTTTGTAGAAACCGCGTCGTCTTCATCGCGGGCAAGCCTTGCTCCCACAGCCGGTCTTGCCACAGGGTATTGGAGGAGGCGTTAAACCACCTCCAGCCGAATCTTGTGCTGGCTCAGCAATTGCGCCAGGGCCGGCACCGGTTGCTGATCGGTCACCAGGCAGTCGATCAGGCTGATAGGCCCCAGGCGGACCATGGCGTTGCGCCCGAATTTACTGGAGTCCGCCGCCAACAGCACTTGTCGGGCGTTGGCGATGATCGCCTGGGAAACCCGCACTTCCTGGTAGTCGAAGTCCAGCAGACTGCCGTCTTCATCGATCCCGCTGATGCCCACCAGGGCGAAGTCGACCTTGAACTGGTTGATGAAGTCGACGCTGGCCTGACCCACTACGCCGCCGTCACGTCGTACGTTGCCGCCGGCGATCAGGACTTCGAAGTCGTCCTTGGCACTGAGGATCGACGCCACATGCAGGTTATTGGTGATGACCTTCAGATGGTTGTGATTGAGCAGTGCCCGGGCGATGGATTCGGTGGTGGTGCCGATGTTGATGAACAGCGAGGCGTGATCGGGGATCTGGGCGGCGATGGCTTCGGCGATGCGTTGCTTCTCGTCGCGCATCTGGTCGGCGCGCATGGCGTAGGCGGTGTTTTCCACGCTTGAATCGTAGGCGGCGCCGCCGTGATAGCGGCGCAGCAGGTTCACTTCCGCCAGTTGATTGATGTCGCGGCGGATGGTTTGCGGGGTGACGACGAATAACTGCGCCATTTCCTCGATGCTGACATAGCCGCGTTCGCGGACCAGTTCGAGGATTTGCTGCTGGCGGGGAGGCAGATTCATGGGGCTTCCTTTGGGCTGCCATACAAAATTTGCCCATGATGCCGCAGGAATCCACTCCCGACCAGTTACAGAACCTTATCCGGCTTTATTCAGCGTCTTCGTGGGGCTCCCAATCGCGGGTGCGGCTGACCGCTTTCTGCCAGCCGGCATAGAGTTTTTCTTTCGCTGCCTCGTCCAGTTGCGGTTCGAATTCGCGCTCGATCACCGCTTTGCCGCGCAGTTCCTCCAGGCTGCCCCAGAAGCCGCACGCCAGGCCGGCCAGGTACGCCGCACCCAGGGCCGTGGTTTCACGCATTTTCGGTCGCTCGACCTGGGTGCCGAGAATGTCGGCCTGGAACTGCATCAGGAAGTTGTTTGCCACCGCGCCACCGTCGACGCGCAGGGCCCTGAGGCGTTCACCCGAATCCTGTTGCATGGCGTCGAGGACGTCGCGGGTCTGGTAGGCAATCGACTCCAGGGCTGCGCGAATAATGTGATCGACCCGTACGCCACGGGTCAGGCCGAACAGCGCGCCGCGGGCATAGGGGTCCCAATACGGCGCGCCCAGGCCGGTGAAGGCGGGCACCAGGTACACGCCGTTGCTGTCCTTGACCTTGTTGGCAAAGTATTCGGTATCCAGGGCATCGTTGATGATCTTCAGTTCATCGCGTAGCCATTGGACCGTGGAGCCGCCATTGAAGACGGCGCCTTCCAGGGCATAGGCCACTTCGCCACGGGGGCCGCAGGCGATGGTGGTGAGCATGCCGTGATTGGATTTGACGGCCTTTTTACCGGTGTTCATCAACAGGAAGCAGCCGGTGCCGTAGGTGTTTTTCGCCTGGCCCGGCTCCACGCACATCTGGCCGAACAGGGCGGCCTGCTGGTCGCCGGCGATGCCACCGATGGCGATGCCGCTCTTGGTGCGGCCATAGATTTGCGAGGACGATTTCACTTCGGGGAGCATTTCGCGGGGGATGTCGAGGATCTCGAGCATCTTGGCGTCCCATTCCAGGGAGTGGATGTTGAAGAGCATGGTGCGCGAGGCGTTGGTGTAGTCGGTGACGTGGACCTTGCCGCCGGTGAATTTCCAGATCAGCCAGCTATCGACCGTGCCGAACAGCAACTCACCGTTGCGCGCACGCTCGCGGCTGCCTTCGACGTTGTCCAGGATCCACTTGAGCTTGGTGCCGGAAAAGTACGGGTCGGTGACCAGGCCGGTGGTCTGGCTGATGTAGTGCTCGTGGCCGTCGCGCTTGAGCTGTTGGCAGATCTCGGTACTGCGCCGGCACTGCCAAACAATGGCGTTGTAGATCGGCCGGCCGGTGGTCTTGTCCCAGACCACGGTGGTTTCCCGCTGGTTGGTGATGCCGATGGCGGCGACCTGGTCGTGGTGCAGGCCGGCCTGGGCCAGGGCTTCGACCATGACCGCGCTCTGGGTGGCGAAGATTTCCATCGGGTCGTGTTCGACCCAGCCGGCCTGCGGGTAATGCTGGGCGAATTCGCGTTGGGCGGTGCAGATCACGTTGGCGTCACGGTCGAAGATGATTGCCCGCGAGCTGGTCGTACCCTGGTCGAGGGCAATGATGTAGTTCTTGTTCTGGATATCGGTCATTTCGATTGCCTCGGGTCTTTCATAAAGGGAGACGTAAATAAGGAAAGAAGCCACGGCGCAGGCCGCAATGGCAGGAGCCTGCGCCGACTGTTTCAGGACGTTCTGGGCTTGCCATCAATGGCCGGTTTTGCATCCTTTGTAGCAGTTATGGCGCTGGGCAGGTGGCGGGCAATCAACCCACGATAAGCCGCAGCACCGAGGCATGCACCCACGATAGGGGCAAAAATCGGAACCAGGAAGTACGGGATGTCGCGTCCACCCGTGAGGGAAATTTCACCCCAGCCTGCGAAGAAAGTCATCAGTTTAGGACCGAAGTCCCGCGCCGGGTTCATCGCAAAGCCCGTCAGCGGCCCCATGGAGCTGCCGATCACGGCAATCAGCAGGCCGATCAGCAAAGGCGCCAGTGGGCCACGGGGCAAGCCATTGTTGTCATCGGTCAGGGACATGATCACGCCCATCAGGATGGCGGTGATGATCGCTTCCACGAGGAAGGCCTGGCCAGTGGACAGTGCCGCGTGCGGGTAGGTGGAGAACACCGAGGCCAATTCGAGGCTCGCTTCGGTGCCGCGAATCATGTGCCGGGACTGTTCGAAATCGAAGAATAGATTGCTGTACAGCGTATAGACCAGGAGAGCGCCGCAGAAGGCGCCGGTCACTTGGGAAATGATGTAGAAAGGCAGTTTGCGCTTTTCGAAGTCAGTGAACAGGCACAGGGCGATGCTGACGGCGGGGTTGAGGTGGGCGCCGGAAACGCCTGCGCTCAGGTAGATTGCCATGCTGACGCCGACGCCCCAGATGAGGCTGATTTCCCACAAGCCGAAACTCGCACCCGCGACCTTGAGCGCCGCAACGCAGCCGGTGCCGAAAAAGATCAGCCGGCCCGTTCCCAGGAACTCGGCCAGGCATTGGCTGGACAGGGACGGCTGTTGTAAAGCAATTGTCATTCAAACCTCGGTTTTTGTTTTTTTGCAGCGCGCTCGATACAGCTCGATTGCGCGACCTCCACCGAGGCAGGATCCCCATCCTGATCTCGGGTTGCAGCTTGAGACATGCAATGTGACTTTCAGTTTCGAAAAAATATAGACAAGAAACGCTGGTGTCAAAGGTCGAAAGTGAACCACTGGTCACATTTCAACTATTCGCAGTGTGAATGACTCTCCCGTTGCCGGCGCGTCACCGGTGCTGGCAGCGCAGTCCCGAAGCCTTTTCACAGGCGATGGCTTAGAATCCGCTCACTCTTTTTGATTTCCTTGTCAGGAGCGGTCATGACACCCGCGTTGGATCTGCTTAAGAAAGTGCGCGCCGAACATCGCATCCACAGTTATGAACACGATCCCAAGGCTGCGTCCTATGGCTTGGAGGCGGCGGAAAAGCTCGGGCTGGATCCGGCGCAGGTGTTCAAGACACTGTTGGCGGCCAGTGAAAAAGGTGAGTTGTTGGTGGCGGTAGTGCCTGTGGCCGGGAGCCTGGATTTGAAAGGCCTGGCCCATGCCGCCGGGGTGAAGAAAGTCGAGATGGCCGACCCGGCCGCCGCGCAGCGTTCGACCGGTTATTTGCTCGGCGGTATCAGCCCGCTGGGGCAGAAGAAGCGCCTGCGCACTTTTATCGACAGCTCCGCACAGCCACTCGCCACCCTGTTCGTCAGTGCAGGAAGGCGCGGGTTGGAAGTCGAGTTGGCGCCTTCGGTATTGAAGGAGCACACCGGAGCGGTGTTTGCTGATATCGGGCGGGCTTGATAGCAGGGTGGCTGCGCGCAGCCAAGCGGGAGCAAGCTCCCTCGCCACAGGGGCATAAGGCCTGGTCAGTGTTTTTATCCGGCGCTGTAGGGTGAAAATTCTGCTGATCTGTCACTGGATAAGCCGTGCCGCTGCACTGCATGCTGGCGCATCAAAAAAAGGAGAAGTGCCATGCAGCTTGCGTTTCATCAGGTCGATGCGTTCAGTGACCGGCCGTTCGGCGGTAACCCGGCGATGGTCTATCGGCTCGACGGCTGGCTGGCCGACGACTTGATGCAGAAGATCGCCGCCGAACATAACCTGGCTGAAACCGCGTTCCTGGTACGTGAAGGCCAGCATTGGCATATCCGCTGGTTCACCCCCACCACCGAAGTGCCGCTGTGTGGACACGCCACACTGGCCAGCGCTTATGTGCTGTTCGAGGTCTATCACGAAACCGTCGAGCGCCTGGATTTCATCTGCCGCTCCGGTTCGTTGAGCGTGACACGTGAAGGTGATCGGCTGTGGCTGGATTTTCCGGCCGTCGTGCCGGCCGAGTTGGGCGCCTCCCTGGCAGTGCAGAGTGCCTTGGGCGTCGAGGCGGTGGATGTGCTGAGTTCCAACGAACTGTTCGTGGTGCTGGAGTCGGAGCAGGCAGTGCTCGATTGCAAGCCGGACATGGCGGCCTTGGCGAAACTGCCCTGGCCCGGCGCTATCGTCACCGCGCCGGGGAGCAAGCATGATTTTGTCTCGCGCTATTTTGCCCCGGCGATCGGCATCAACGAAGACCCGGTGACCGGCTCGACCCATTGCAGCCTGATTCCCTATTGGTCCAAGCGCCTGGGCAAGCACGGACTGACGGCTTATCAATGCTCGGCCAGGGGCGGGGCGTTGTTTTGCCGGTTGGAGGGGGAGCGGGTGAAGATTGGCGGGAATGCGACGTTGGTGGCCAGTGGGACGTTGATGCTGGGGGCACACTGACCTTTTGTGGGAGCGGGCTTGCTCGCGAAGGCGGTGTGTCAGCCACATTGATGTTGAATGTGCTGCCCTCTTCGCGAGCAAGCCCGCTCCCACAGTGGATCGTGTTATCAGCTGGCGGTGCTGTAACGCCGCACGCCGCTGTCCACCGGCGGGAGGTGCGCCGCGGTGCTGCCTGAGGCCTGGAACAACACCAGGTGTTCAGCTGCCACGCGGATGCCGACTCTGTCCCCGACCTGATGGTCGGCATGGCTGGGGAAGATCGATTCCAGTTGCGCGCCGGTGGGCAGTTGCAGGCGATACAAGGTTGAAGCACCCAGGAAAGTCTTGCCAACGATGCTGGCGGTGAGCGGGCTGTCCGGTGCGTAGACGATATCGTCTGGTCGCAGCAGCACGTCCACCGCACCGCCGATGGGCCAGGTGTAGGCCCGGTTGCCACGCAGGATGCCCAGCTCGGTCTGTACCGATTCCGGGCTATCGAGCTGGCCGCGAATGAAGTAACCCTGACCAACGAAACTGGCGACGAATGGCGTCAGCGGTTCGTGATACAGGTTGTAGGGCGTGTCCCACTGTTCCAGGCGACCTTCCCTGAATACGCCGACATGGTCACTCACGGCGAAGGCTTCTTCCTGATCGTGGGTGACCAGGATCGCGCTGGTGCCGCGGGCCTTGAGGATGTCCCGCACTTCATGGCTGAGCTTGCGGCGCAGCTCTCCATCGAGGTTGGAAAATGGCTCATCGAGCAACAGCAACTGCGGCTCCGGCGCCAATGCACGGGCCAGGGCCACGCGCTGCTGTTGGCCGCCGGACAGTTCATGGGGAAAACGCTTGCCCAGGTGTTTCAGGTTGACCAGTTCCAGCAATTCTTCGACGACGCGGTCCTTGTTCGGATGTTTGCGAATGCCAAAGGCAATGTTCTGGGCCACGCTCAGGTGGGGGAACAGGGCGTAGTCCTGGAACACCATGCCGATGCGGCGTTTTTCCGGGGCGAGGGTGAAACCGGCGCGGGAGATGGTTTCCCCGGCCAGTTGGATCTCACCCTCGTGCACCGGTTCGAAGCCGGCAATGGCGCGCAAGGTCGTGGTCTTGCCGCACCCGGACGAACCGAGCAGGCAACCGATATCACCGGCATTGAGGTGCAGGTTCAGGTTCTGCACGACCCGTTGATCCTGATAACCGCAGGCCAGGTTGTGCAAGTTCAGCAGCAGGGCGTGGCTCATGCGTGGTGATACGCCGGCTCGACCAGGAATTCGAGCAAGGCCTTTTGCGCATGCAGGCGATTCTCGGCCTGGTCCCAGGCTACCGAACGCGGGTCATCCAGCAAGTCCATGCTGATCTCCTCGCCACGGTGGGCCGGCAGGCAGTGCATGAACAGCACCTCGGCATCCGCCAGGTCGAGCAGGGCCCGGTTGACCTGCAGTGGCGCGAACAACTTGAGGCGCCTGGCGGTTTCTTCTTCCTGGCCCATGGAGGTCCAGACGTCGGTGCTCACCAGGTGCGCACCGGCCACGGCCTGTTTCGGGTCACGGACGATGGACACCCGGTCTCCGGCCTTGGCCAGCAACTCGGCATTGGGGTCAAAACCTTCGGGGCAGGCAATGCGCAACTGGAAGTCGAACTGCATCGCCGCTTCTATATAGCTGTTGCACATGTTGTTGCCATCGCCGATCCAGGCCACGGTCTTGCCTTGGATCGAGCCACGGTGCTCGAGGAAGGTCTGCATGTCGGCCAGCAACTGGCAGGGGTGCAGGTCGTCGGACAGGCCGTTGATCACCGGTACGCGGGAATGAGCCGCGAACTCGGTCAGGGTGCTGTGGGCAAAGGTACGGATCATCATCGCGTCCAGCATGCTCGACATGACGATGGCGCAATCGCTGATGGGTTCGCCACGGCCCAGTTGGGTGTCGCGGGGCGACAGGAAGATCGCCTGGCCGCCCAGCTGGATCATGCCGGCTTCGAAAGAGATGCGCGTGCGGGTCGATGACTTCTCGAAGATCATCCCCAACACGCGGTTTTTCAAGGGCTCGAACAGTACGCCGCGGTTACGCAGGTCCTTGAGCTCCACGCCTCGACGGATCACGCCGAGCAACTCATCGGGCGTGAAATCCATCAGGGAGAGAAAGTGCCTTGCGCTCATGATTGACTACCTTTTGTAACTGACCGCAGATGCTCAAAGCCTTGTTTAATGAAAAAACGGGCGAGACCTGCGGCAAAAGCCGCACGGGGCGACGAAATAGGGGAAGGCGCGATCTTATAATTAAATGTCGCGTCTTACCAATAGGGCTACGGTTTTTGGGGATTTCAGCGAAGCCATCACGCGTATGCGATGGCGCATTTGAGGCCGGTTTCCTGACAGCAGCAGCCCATTTGTACACTGGCGTTGCTCAGCTTGGCAATCAAGCGCAGCGGGCGCGCAGTGGCGGAGGGTCGGTTTATCCCGTGTCAGCCGATCTTTGCGCCTGTCTGCTGGCGACTGTGAAACATTTCCTAATGCAAAGGCCTGGGTTATAAATGAGCCTCAGCGGCACAGGAGCCCGAAATGGATTCGAAAGAGCAACAATTGATGGAATTGCTGGGGCTGACCGCACGCTCGCTGACGCATCTGACAGCTTCGGTGACGTCCATGTCATTCGAATTGCTGCGCAGCGATGACGAAGTGACCAAGGCCGCCGGCCGCCGGATGATCGATCGCATGGCCACGATCAGCAGCGGCCTGGACGAGCATTGGCGATTGATTGGCGAGCTGACCGGTGTCCCCATTACCCAGGAGCAGGTGGAAACCGTCGAGGAAATCCAACTGCTGGCACCGCCGATCGACCAGCCTTGACGGCATGTCATCGGTGGGCCTGATGCCCGGCGATTCACAGGACGAACGTCGCTGGCGCTGCCGGGAATCACGCGCCATAGTTTTGTTCCCGCGGCCGAAAGTGCCCGCCACGAATAAAACAGAGACTGGCCATGACCAAGACTCTCCACCACCGTGCGTGCCATCTGTGTGAAGCCATCTGTGGCTTGACCCTCGAAACCACCGAAACCGACGGCCAGGGCCTGGCGATCACCTCGATCAAGGGCGATGCGCTGGACACCTTCAGTCGCGGTCACATCTGCCCCAAGGCGGTGGCCCTGCAAGATATCCAGAACGATCCAGATCGCCTGCGCCACCCCATGCAGCGCATCGGCAACGAATGGCACCCCATCGCCTGGGACGATGCCTTTGCGTTGGTGGCCGAGCGCCTGGCGGATATCCAGGCGCGCCACGGCCAGAACGCGGTGGCGGTCTACCAGGGCAACCCCAGCGTGCATAACTATGGGCTGATGACCCACAGCAATTATTTCCTGGGCCTGTTGAAGACCCGCAGCCGTTTCTCGGCGACCTCGGTGGACCAACTGCCCCATCACCTGACCAGCCACCTGATGTACGGCCACGGTTTGCTCCTGCCGATTCCGGACATCGACCACACCGACTTCATGCTGATCCTGGGCGGCAACCCATTGGCCTCCAACGGCAGCATCATGACCGTGCCAGATGTGGAGAAGCGCCTCAAGGCGATCCAGGCCCGGGGCGGCAAAGTGGTGGTGGTCGATCCGCGCCGCAGCGAAACGGCGGCCATTGCCGACCAGCATGTCTTTGTACGCCCGGGTGGCGATGCCGCGCTGCTGTTTGGCTTGCTCAACACCCTGTTCAGCGAGGGCCTGACCCGTGACAGCCATCTGCCGGTGGACGGCCTGGACGAGGTGCGCGCGGCCGTAGCTTCTTTCACGGCGCAAGCGATGAGCCCGCTCTGTGCGGTGCCGGCAGCGCAGATCCGGCAATTGGCCCGAGACTTCGCCGCCGCGCCGTCAGCGGTGTGCTACGGGCGCATGGGGGTGTCGACCCAGGCGTTCGGCACGCTCTGCCACTGGCTGATCCAGGTGATCAACCTGGTGACCGGCAATCTTGATCGAGTGGGCGGTGCTTTGTGCACCGAGCCGGCGGTGGATCTGGTAGCCACCACCTCGGGCGGGCATTTCAATCGCTGGCAGAGCCGGGTGTCCGGGCGTCCCGAGTACGCAGGGGAGCTGCCGGTGTCGGCCCTGGCCGAGGAGATGCTGACCGAGGGCGAAGGCCAGATTCGTGCGCTGGTCACCGTGGCCGGCAACCCGGTGCTGTCGACACCCAACGGGCGGCAGTTGGAGCAAGCCCTGGATGGGTTGGAGTTCATGGTCAGTGTCGATTTGTACATCAACGAAACCACCCGTTACGCCGACCTGATCCTGCCCTCGACCTCGGCCCTGGAAAACGATCACTACGACACCACGTTCAACCTGTTCGCGGTGCGCAACGTGACCCGCTTCAACCGGGCGATCCTGCCCAAGCCTGAGGGGGCGCTGCACGATTGGGAAATTTTCGTCGGCCTGGCGAAGGCCTTTGCTGCCCGGACCGGCAAGGAACTCAAGCCGACCATGCCGCCGGCGCAGATGATCGACTTTGGTCTGCGCAACGGGGCGTATGGCGACGCCTCGCCGCACAAGCTGTCCCTGGCGACCTTGTTCGACCATCCCCATGGCGTCGACCTCGGCGCACTCAAGCCCAACCTGGCTCCGCGCCTGAAAACCGAAAGCCAGCGGGTACAGGCCGCGCCGGCGGTGATTCTCGCCGACCTGGCGCGTTTTGCCGCGTTGCAGGCGCCAGAACCGGATGAGCTGCTGATGATTGGCCGCCGCCATGTGCGCAGCAATAACTCCTGGATGCATAACTTCCATCGGCTGGTGAAGGGCAAGCCGCGTCATCAATTGCTGATGCACCCGGACGACCTCGCCTCTCGCGGTCTTGCCGACGGGCAGCGGGTGACGGTCAGTTCGCGAGTGGGGGCCATCGAAGTCGAGGTGCTGGGCAGCCTGGACATGATGAAAGGCGTGGTCAGCTTGCCCCACGGCTGGGGTCATGCCCGGCCGGGCGTGCAGATGACCATTGCCAGCGGACAGCCAGGCTCCAGCGCCAATGACCTGACCGATGATCGCCAGCTCGACGAGTTGTCCGGCAACGCGGCGCTCAACGGTGTACCGGTGAAGGTGGCGGCTGCGTAAAATTGTCTCTGAGCAGCACGTTCTGCTTTCCGTTACAATGCGCCACCGTGTCGACAACTGACGTCGCAAAGTTTAAGCCGAGGTGCTCCGTGGATATCATCGAAACGATTAAAGACCAGATTGCCAACAACACCATCCTGCTTTACATGAAAGGCTCGCCGAACGCACCACAGTGCGGCTTCTCGGCCAAGGCCGCTCAGGCTGTGATGGCGTGTGGCGAGAAGTTTGCCTACGTGGACATCCTGCAGAACCCGGAAATCCGCGCCAACCTGCCCAAGTACGCCAACTGGCCAACCTTCCCGCAACTGTGGGTGGGCGGCGAGCTGATCGGCGGTAGCGACATCATGACCGAGATGGCCGCTGACGGCTCTCTGCAGGCCACGATCAAGGAAGCGGTAGAAAAAGCTGCGGCGAACAAGACTGAAGCCTGATTCATGGAAGTCTGTTCACCCCATAGGTTGTGGTGAACACGAAACCTTGTGGGAGCGAGCTTGCTCGCGATAGCGGTGTGTCAGTCAGCAGTTTTTTACCTGAACCACCGCTATCGCGAGCAAGCTCGCTCCCACAGTGGTTTTGGGTAGGGCCTGGGGAAAACAGGCAATAAAAAGCCCCGCCTCTCGAAAGAGGGCGGGGCTTTTTAGTGGCTTGCTTACGGGGAAGGTTACTCTTCACCCATCTGCGATTGCAGGTAGTTCTCAAGACCAACTTTGTCGATCAGGCCCAGTTGGGTTTCCAGCCAGTCGATGTGCTCTTCCTCGGATTCGAGGATGTCTTCCAGCAGTTCACGGCTGCCGAAGTCGCCAACGCTTTCGCAATGGGCGATGGCGGCCTTCAGGTCGGCGTGGCCGGTGCGCTCGATGCGCAGGTCGCACTCAAGCATTTCCTTGGTGTGTTCGCCGATGTGCAGCTT from Pseudomonas beijingensis includes the following:
- the glpD gene encoding glycerol-3-phosphate dehydrogenase; the encoded protein is MSTSTLPTPPLAEIYDVAVIGGGINGVGIAADAAGRGLSVFLCEKDDLASHTSSASSKLIHGGLRYLEHYEFRLVREALAEREVLLTKAPHIVKQMRFVLPHRPHLRPAWMIRAGLFLYDHLGKREQLAGSKSLKFGADSALKSEITKGFEYSDCWVDDARLVVLNAMAAREKGAHVHTRTRCVNARRSKGLWHLHLERADGSLFSIRAKALVNAAGPWVAKFIRDDLKMESPYGIRLIQGSHLIVPKLYEGEHAHILQNEDQRIVFTIPYLNQFTLIGTTDREYTGDPAKVAITEGETDYLLKVVNAHFKKQISRDDILHSYSGVRPLCNDESDNPSAVTRDYTLALSGGGEEAPLLSVFGGKLTTYRKLAESAMAQLAPYFTQMRGSWTAIEALPGGENMTTPQALCSALRDKFDWLPTDIARRWATTYGSRTWRMLEGVHDLGDLGEHLGAGLYTREVDYLCSDEWAVDAQDILWRRSKLGLFTTAAEQEKLQQYLDKVEHNRRKIEAA
- a CDS encoding DeoR/GlpR family transcriptional regulator — protein: MNLPPRQQQILELVRERGYVSIEEMAQLFVVTPQTIRRDINQLAEVNLLRRYHGGAAYDSSVENTAYAMRADQMRDEKQRIAEAIAAQIPDHASLFINIGTTTESIARALLNHNHLKVITNNLHVASILSAKDDFEVLIAGGNVRRDGGVVGQASVDFINQFKVDFALVGISGIDEDGSLLDFDYQEVRVSQAIIANARQVLLAADSSKFGRNAMVRLGPISLIDCLVTDQQPVPALAQLLSQHKIRLEVV
- the glpK gene encoding glycerol kinase GlpK — translated: MTDIQNKNYIIALDQGTTSSRAIIFDRDANVICTAQREFAQHYPQAGWVEHDPMEIFATQSAVMVEALAQAGLHHDQVAAIGITNQRETTVVWDKTTGRPIYNAIVWQCRRSTEICQQLKRDGHEHYISQTTGLVTDPYFSGTKLKWILDNVEGSRERARNGELLFGTVDSWLIWKFTGGKVHVTDYTNASRTMLFNIHSLEWDAKMLEILDIPREMLPEVKSSSQIYGRTKSGIAIGGIAGDQQAALFGQMCVEPGQAKNTYGTGCFLLMNTGKKAVKSNHGMLTTIACGPRGEVAYALEGAVFNGGSTVQWLRDELKIINDALDTEYFANKVKDSNGVYLVPAFTGLGAPYWDPYARGALFGLTRGVRVDHIIRAALESIAYQTRDVLDAMQQDSGERLRALRVDGGAVANNFLMQFQADILGTQVERPKMRETTALGAAYLAGLACGFWGSLEELRGKAVIEREFEPQLDEAAKEKLYAGWQKAVSRTRDWEPHEDAE
- a CDS encoding MIP/aquaporin family protein, which codes for MTIALQQPSLSSQCLAEFLGTGRLIFFGTGCVAALKVAGASFGLWEISLIWGVGVSMAIYLSAGVSGAHLNPAVSIALCLFTDFEKRKLPFYIISQVTGAFCGALLVYTLYSNLFFDFEQSRHMIRGTEASLELASVFSTYPHAALSTGQAFLVEAIITAILMGVIMSLTDDNNGLPRGPLAPLLIGLLIAVIGSSMGPLTGFAMNPARDFGPKLMTFFAGWGEISLTGGRDIPYFLVPIFAPIVGACLGAAAYRGLIARHLPSAITATKDAKPAIDGKPRTS
- the ybaK gene encoding Cys-tRNA(Pro) deacylase, with protein sequence MTPALDLLKKVRAEHRIHSYEHDPKAASYGLEAAEKLGLDPAQVFKTLLAASEKGELLVAVVPVAGSLDLKGLAHAAGVKKVEMADPAAAQRSTGYLLGGISPLGQKKRLRTFIDSSAQPLATLFVSAGRRGLEVELAPSVLKEHTGAVFADIGRA
- a CDS encoding PhzF family phenazine biosynthesis protein, coding for MQLAFHQVDAFSDRPFGGNPAMVYRLDGWLADDLMQKIAAEHNLAETAFLVREGQHWHIRWFTPTTEVPLCGHATLASAYVLFEVYHETVERLDFICRSGSLSVTREGDRLWLDFPAVVPAELGASLAVQSALGVEAVDVLSSNELFVVLESEQAVLDCKPDMAALAKLPWPGAIVTAPGSKHDFVSRYFAPAIGINEDPVTGSTHCSLIPYWSKRLGKHGLTAYQCSARGGALFCRLEGERVKIGGNATLVASGTLMLGAH
- a CDS encoding ABC transporter ATP-binding protein; protein product: MSHALLLNLHNLACGYQDQRVVQNLNLHLNAGDIGCLLGSSGCGKTTTLRAIAGFEPVHEGEIQLAGETISRAGFTLAPEKRRIGMVFQDYALFPHLSVAQNIAFGIRKHPNKDRVVEELLELVNLKHLGKRFPHELSGGQQQRVALARALAPEPQLLLLDEPFSNLDGELRRKLSHEVRDILKARGTSAILVTHDQEEAFAVSDHVGVFREGRLEQWDTPYNLYHEPLTPFVASFVGQGYFIRGQLDSPESVQTELGILRGNRAYTWPIGGAVDVLLRPDDIVYAPDSPLTASIVGKTFLGASTLYRLQLPTGAQLESIFPSHADHQVGDRVGIRVAAEHLVLFQASGSTAAHLPPVDSGVRRYSTAS
- the argF gene encoding ornithine carbamoyltransferase codes for the protein MSARHFLSLMDFTPDELLGVIRRGVELKDLRNRGVLFEPLKNRVLGMIFEKSSTRTRISFEAGMIQLGGQAIFLSPRDTQLGRGEPISDCAIVMSSMLDAMMIRTFAHSTLTEFAAHSRVPVINGLSDDLHPCQLLADMQTFLEHRGSIQGKTVAWIGDGNNMCNSYIEAAMQFDFQLRIACPEGFDPNAELLAKAGDRVSIVRDPKQAVAGAHLVSTDVWTSMGQEEETARRLKLFAPLQVNRALLDLADAEVLFMHCLPAHRGEEISMDLLDDPRSVAWDQAENRLHAQKALLEFLVEPAYHHA